The Drosophila sulfurigaster albostrigata strain 15112-1811.04 chromosome 3, ASM2355843v2, whole genome shotgun sequence genomic sequence TCGAACCGGTTACAATCACAACTTTGCCGGTTTCATCAGTTTGTTTCTCGAACTTTCCACCTTGCATGTACTGCCTAATGAAATCAGTATgcattaaattagtttttatttgcgAATGACTTTTAACATTTCACTTTCCTTATAAAATAGGCAGCAATTCCGATCAAGGGTGGCCAAACAAAACACGAACACAGACAATCTGTTAAACAACACATTTTGGGACTTTTGTTGAGGTGTTGACTATTCCAAGTCCAAGTAAAGACTGTTTAAATACCGAGCAGCGATTCGCTTTTTATAGCAAGCGGCAACTGATAAAAGTTTATATACATAGTAGTCTTGCTGACGATATTGGCACGCGTGGGAATTGGAAGAAGAAGCTGCTTGAAATGAAGTAATCAATACATATTTGGCAAtacataattatgtatataattaacCAAATATAGTAGATACTTTGTGAAACTACTAATCAAAGTATTCCAGTATCAGTATTATACGGTTAACTGGAATAACTTCTATTATATCTGCTATGATTCGCCTTAACGGCGCCTCTACCTCTCTTTATCTTATTGAGAGCGTAAAATGCTAATCTAAAAATAGAGAACAAGTTATCAAGTTATTATAGCTGGCGCTGTAGGTCAGTAGTATTCGCAAGATTATTCCCATTCATAGAttcagatatatatatatatattcaatatattatatttatcaagTTAGTATATTATCAAtcaaatgacaacaaatttatacaaaCTTATTTATGTTGAATATTGAACTTCAATAACTTGAGATGCACTTCAACACCGATGACGCCTCTGCCGAGCACATTTAGTCTACAGGCTTCAAATTCGCCAAAGGTTTTGTGGTACGACTTGCACATAATATTGGTAAATCGTGATTTCGACATTTTCCCATCGCAAATTACTATTACCACAATAAGAACTGCTACAAACTCGACAAGCTCCTCCGACCATCGATATTTCAATAATAGGTCGCTAAGCATTTTCcattaatcttaaaaaaacatatagtatatgcaaCGTCAAGCCCCGTTGATTACTCAAATcgatttgaatattaaattgcaattatttacgaaaaaaaaagaaaacaaacatttcaaaatgaaatcatagATGTTTTGGTTAAATGCCAAAACAGAGACTCATCGACAAAAGAGACGAAATTGATTTGGACAATggctatataaaaatatgtctATCCGAAAAAGTGACCAACTAATAATGAATTTGCTATGATAATTCATCATACATTGAAATCAGACTGTAAATCATAAAGCAGTCTATTTTCATTCATAGATTAACATGagtaatttcatatttttttattctcgtATTAATTAAGTGATACATATTATCAAATAAGAATCTCGAATTACGACacatattgcaaatttaaaaaatggaCTTTTGGTATACAGCAtacaagaaataaatacatttatttaactaataaGTCAAAGTTTGTAgaacattttcttaaaaataagaCAGTTCTATTGCTCTATTTAGCTTTGGTCCACTTCTCACTCTCCTCCCACAATCGCTTGGCGGAGTTTGCATCCTTCGCAGCTGCAGATACTTCCTTAGGCTTGCAGTCGCTGAAGTACAATCCAGTTACACCATTCAAATCAGGATCCAAAGCAGCATACAAAGTGGTTTGTGCGCCATTCTTGGGAGTCTTGAAGATCAGCCAGATTAATGGGCTTATCAGGAAGCTGTAAGCAATGTATAATCAATAATTGCCTAACAATAGCCTCTTAATGTTACTTACCTAAAAATGGGGTTGTTAAATATCGTCACATGCCTAATCAGTTCTGTTTCAACAACACCAGGATGCAGAGCATTCACAGTCACATTAGCTCCTTCCAAGCGTTTTGCCAACTCCCGAGTAAAGAGTATGTTGGCCAATTTGCTCTGGCCGTAGGCCTTGCGTGGCGAGTAAGATTTCTCACTGTTCAAATCATCAAAGTTGATAGTTCCGTTAACGTGAGCTAAGCTAGAAACGTTCACAATGCGGCTAGGTGAAGATTTCTAtggtaaaataaaagtatgtaaaaaaaaacgcatACCATCATAGTCATTAACTAACTTACCTTTAGTAGATCCAGCAGCAAATTGGTCAGCAAAAAGTGACCCATATGGTTGACTCCCAGCTGCATTTCGAATCCTTCCTTTGTCAACATGCGGGGACAATGCATTATTCCTGCATTGTTAATGAGAATATCCAGTTTGCTTTGCTCCTTCTTGAACCTAACATAATATGGTATCATTGCCAATAACTGAAACCAATTcttactaatttaattttggctTACCCATCGACAAACTTGCGAACTGAATCCAGAGAAGCCAAGTCAAGTTCGCGGAAGAAAATATTCTGGTTCTTGGTTTCCCTAATAACCTCCAATCTAGCCAGTTCAGCTCTCGACTTATCCCGACATGCCATATAGACAGTGGCTCCACGGCGAGCCAATTCCAGGACAGTTTCCTTGCCAATGCCGGTGTTCGAACCGGTTACAATCACAACCTTGCCGGTTTCATCAGTTTGTTTCTCGAACTTTCCACCTTGCATGTACTGCCTAATAAATTCAGTAcgcattaaattataattgaattataaatgaCTTTTAACTTTTCACTTTCCTGATAAAATAGGCAGCAATTCCTATCAAAGCTGGCCAAACAAAACACGAACACAGACAATCTGTTAAACAACACATTTTGGGACTTTTGTTGAGGTGTTGACTATTCCAAGTCCAAGTAAAGACTGTTCAAATACAGAGCAGCGATTCGCTTTTTATAGCAAGCGGCAACTGATAAAAGTTTATAGTCATGCTGACTATATTGGCACTCATGGGAattagaagaagaagctgaCAAAAAAGCATTTCGCATTGCTGCTTGAAATGGAGTAATCAATACACATATGccaatacataattatatagaTACTGTGTTAAGTATCATTCTAGAGCTTAATTCACTAAATATAGTAGATACTTTGTGAAACTACTAATCGAAGTGTTCCAGTATCAGTATTGTACGGTTAACTTCTATTATATCTGCTATCATTAGCCTTAACGGCGCCTCTACCTCTCTTTATCTTATCGAGAGCGTAAAACGCTAATCTAAAAATAGAGAACAAGTTATCAAGTTATTATAGCTGCCGCTGTAGGTCAGTAGTATTCGTAAGATTATTCCCATTCATTAATTCAGATGTGTGAATGctgaatattcaatatatcaatatatttatcaaGTTCGTATATTATCAATCAAATGTCAACAAATTtttacaaatgtatttatattgaatattgaatatctgcatataattaaataccttagcgaaatatataataataataccagaataataatttagaaataaaatgatattccACTGTTTGGCAGTCATATAtttctcgatctcttcctacGGATTTCCCATCCTTTGCAGCAATTGACACATCCATTAGGTTGTATCTAGTAACGGCAGTAAAATCAGCAACAAACTTGAGAGTTGAGTTccattcaaatgaaaattgcagataaaaatatactgattgTTCATCCTCtcaaaaatgattaaataagCTGTTCCATTCTTGTCGTagattatatttgttttatcttttAATAGGCTCCCCTATCAAAGCTCTTCAAACAACCGCCGGACAATGCAGATAATTTGTTCAGATTTCGAGCAACAATTTATTAGTCAAGCGGCAGTAGATAGAAGTGCACAGTCATGGTGATGGTTTCGATACATAACACGTAATAAGTTTAGAACATATTCAATTAATGTTTCAATAGTTTATTAGAATCAGttcatatacaatatatgatTGACAATATATAGATAACTTATTCAATGcttttttgaattaaatctGAAATTCTTTTAAGAAAACTATGAAGTAACTAATACAGTTTAGGTGCTTTAGTCCATTTCTCACTCTCCTCCCAAAGAAATTTGGCAGTATTCACATCTAGAGCAGCGGGTGCCACCTGCTTTGGTTTGCAATCACTAAAGTACAGTCCAGTTACGCCATTCAAATCAGGATCCAGAGCAGCATACAAAGTAGTTTGGGCGCCACTCTTTGGTGTCTTGACATACAACCATATCAAAAGGCTTAAAACAATGCTACAAACATTCAAATATAAAGTCAGAGGTAATCCTTGAGCTTACAAATGACTAATATTTAACTTACCGTCCAAAAAATGTTTGGAAAAATGGCATATGTCTACTGATTTCTGTGTTGACTTGACCTGGATGCAGGCAGTTGACAGTCACACCCGTTCCCTCCAGGCGTCTGGCCAATTCACGGGTATACAAAACGTTGGCCAACTTGCTTTGATTGTAGGCGCTCTTTTCATCGTAGGATTTCTCGCTGTTCAAATCATCCACATT encodes the following:
- the LOC133844812 gene encoding retinol dehydrogenase 13-like isoform X2, with protein sequence MCCLTDCLCSCFVWPALIGIAAYFIRKYMQGGKFEKQTDETGKVVIVTGSNTGIGKETVLELARRGATVYMACRDKSRAELARLEVIRETKNQNIFFRELDLASLDSVRKFVDGFKKEQSKLDILINNAGIMHCPRMLTKEGFEMQLGVNHMGHFLLTNLLLDLLKKSSPSRIVNVSSLAHVNGTINFDDLNSEKSYSPRKAYGQSKLANILFTRELAKRLEGANVTVNALHPGVVETELIRHVTIFNNPIFSFLISPLIWLIFKTPKNGAQTTLYAALDPDLNGVTGLYFSDCKPKEVSAAAKDANSAKRLWEESEKWTKAK
- the LOC133844812 gene encoding retinol dehydrogenase 13-like isoform X1 codes for the protein MCCLTDCLCSCFVWPALIGIAAEFIRQYMQGGKFEKQTDETGKVVIVTGSNTGIGKETVLELARRGATVYMACRDKSRAELARLEVIRETKNQNIFFRELDLASLDSVRKFVDGFKKEQSKLDILINNAGIMHCPRMLTKEGFEMQLGVNHMGHFLLTNLLLDLLKKSSPSRIVNVSSLAHVNGTINFDDLNSEKSYSPRKAYGQSKLANILFTRELAKRLEGANVTVNALHPGVVETELIRHVTIFNNPIFSFLISPLIWLIFKTPKNGAQTTLYAALDPDLNGVTGLYFSDCKPKEVSAAAKDANSAKRLWEESEKWTKAK